The Populus trichocarpa isolate Nisqually-1 chromosome 18, P.trichocarpa_v4.1, whole genome shotgun sequence genomic interval atcttgaaaaattaaatttgccttttgattttagaaataattcaaTGTTTACTCAAAACAGTGTGTAGGCGTCTTTTTGTAGGGTGGCAAATAAATCATTCAAGCAATTCTCATTCTGAGGTGACCTCACAATTTTTAACGAAAAgacataaaatgaaaatatgtaATTACTCTCACACCATGTCTCTTCATTCATGTTTTACATGTATGTATAATGGTATGTAGTGGATTTGGTAGTCACAGACTCCAAAACATAGTTCTTTGTAAATCTAAACCATTATACTGGACAATGAAAgatttatcggttctaaccgtTTGTGCTTGAAATGATAAAATGCCATCCTTTTATTCATttcacatttttaaaatatatcccTTATAGTTCCCTTTTAAacctaaataagttttttttcgtAAATACCCTAGGggcaaaaaacaaatccaaagatCAAGAGTTGATTCTAACTAGAATCATATCTCATATTGGAGGCAAATAGAAATTTaagagttgagaaaaaaaaaagaaactcaaatgctagggggcatgcccaaatgaaaaacaaaaatgactaAGTCaaggtcaaaataaaataagaatggCCCatcaaagcaattaaaaaaggcaaataaaagaaatactatgaaagaaaataagattgaaAGACATAATGAGTCAAGTAAATGGTAGTGATCCTAAGTTTTTTGAACGTTGAAACACTCTTTAAGCCTATAaatccctttctttcatagctaAGAGTCATAATCTGCATTACATGCTTTTaaaaagtcctttctaatcagaCAAATAAGCAACGTAAACCAATAAATAACgttatcaaaatataaagaattttttcACAAGAATCATAACATCGTGAACAAGttactcattattatttatgttgataaaatgagtactaaaaaataaaataaatttttctcaaacaaaaactCGAGCTTTCACTTAAGCCTTTTTGCATTGAAACCAAAAAGATAAAAGGTCACATCATCATGTACCTTCATTCATTTTAATATCACTTGACTAAAAGAGCAAATCAccatttttctatatatatatatatatatatatatatatatatataaagattaaacCCCGGGGaattataagaaattcaaaacaaatttgttttaaatttacatcgggtaaatttctatttttaaaatacaagaaattcaTTTGAGCCataaacaacccaatttttatctAACACTTCTTTATTAGCCTATGTCTTGTCaatcatcatcaaaatatcTGTAAAATTGCATCTTAGTATTAAAAGATGTGTCTTGGGGTCTCGACCAAATAGATACTTTCCAATTTACATCTTACTGATTTCATGCCAACCATAAGACATACAAAGGTATAATCATTAAAACTTGTGAAGTGgtcttaaaagatgaaaaatgatttcttgaaaaatattcattaactAACTTTTcaaagttgacaaaaaaaaaatgatgatgcaTGTACTCATGGTTTATAGACGATCGCAACTAGGCTAGTTGAGATAAATCAGCTTAGTCAAACCCATTGTGATAATAATAGTCAAATGATAGTTTAGCAAAATTTATCAAAGCCATGAATGATATCTGACAATGACAAGTGCCTCTTAATAATAGTCAAAATAATGAGCACAacttgatcaattgagggtaaTGTtgctaaaaaacaatttatgacaGTGGATGATATGGTGAACACCATTAGTAGTTGAAATTAACACCACATATGGAGGTTATCTTCATGGTTAAGTGTTGGTTTACCCTTTGAGAAATGGTAATGGTACCTGATAAATATGTTATCATATGAGAGCATTTTAATAAATGCTGAAAGGATGCACACAGTGAGATCAGTTGGGGGAAATTTTAAATAGTCATTGACAatagataatttaataaacttcTTAGAAAGTGAGAGTAATGGAGTACCGcttctctatcaaaataaataataagtggATAATGGTGCAAAAATACCACAATTAAAGGCACCATTTGCTCAGGAGGCAATATCATGGCTAAGAGAATTTGTCACTTCTCAAGGAATGACCAAATGAGCAAGGCTTCATGTAGCAAACCCATGAAGGAAGTATTCATTACGCAAGGTTTAGGctgcatgataaaaaaaaatagtcagaCACATTAATCACACATGCAAGAAGTGGGCTGAAGAGTCAAGCAACAAATAAAACTCATCTTAGAAATTACAAACCTCAAAACAAGAGAGAGGTTGCGAAGAAAAACGAAGggcttatattttaaatcaggtaaagatacatgcataaaattgaaagcattATACAAAGTTTTGCACAAGAATtgcgaaggaaaaaaaatcctcaatgaaATCCAAAAAAGCTCTAACAAATTTTGAGTTGTCAAAGATTTGACAAGGATACTACTGATTTAACATGATATCCAAAAGTCCAGCTTCAAAGGTATGAGTAACTCATGATCATTAGTTAATCCTTTTTAGCCAAGAAGATAAGACACCTTCTCTTTGAACAACTATATTTCAAAACACTTtcgaaaaattattttaaaaaaatctctaaatttCTAACCATTGGATAGGTCATCtattacaatgagatcattttCAAGAAGTTTCTGAATTTCTCACAACTAGGTTtctcacccattacaatgaaactattttcaagaaatttctgaatttctcacaaccaggtaggtcacccattgtTTTTCACCACCAGGTAGGTCATCCATTGCATTGAAGTAGTTTTTTAGAAATCTATGGCTTTCTTTCTATTAGGTAGGTTATGTATTACAATGAgattattttcaagaaatatcTGACTTTCTCACCATCGGGTAAGTCATCTATTACAATGAGAGCATTTTCGagaaatttcttattttctcacTTTCGGAGTAGGTAACTCAATACaacaagattatttttaaaaaatctttgaatttctcATAATAAGATAGGTTactcattataataaaattattttttataaatctcTAAATTTCTCACCACCAGTAGGTGATGCATtgcaatgaaattatttttttcaagaaatatcTGAACTTCTCATAACCAAGGAGATCACCTAttataatcaaatttttttcaagatgatctattactattataatgagactattttcaataaatttttgaatttttcactcACCTACCTAacttcaataatatttataattgatgATTCTCTAAATATCTTTATCTCTAAATACTTTTTATGTAGTCcaagtattataattttttcaattttgtttgattatcaactttatagaaaacgattttttttattttttttaatttttaacttttcttattttatttgattttcaattgtaTTATTTGATCTTTCattatcctttttcttcaaaaaaaaatgttaccgactaaattccattaaaaaattattttttaagatatttttatattttaaaaaaaatatttgtcaaaCAGGAGAttacattattttgtttatttagatGCAAAACTTCCATTTAATcccttcaaattttaaaacaaactattttaatctatacattttatttatttacaaattgATCGTCATTGGAAATTTGTTTGGTCAAAATTACAGTTTAATTGTACAATTAAGTTTTTACATAATCACTTTTTACCAGATATACTGATTCATTACAAAGctttttctataataattgtACAATTATAACCccaacattaaaattttaaaattggacGTAAATGAAAAACAGCGGACAAAAAAATGCACTTCTTAAATCATCTGGCGACGAACTTTAGTAGCCAAGAAGGACAACTTTGAAagcttaaaaataacaaagccaaAACCAAATATTGGTTCGTACAAGGAGGCTACAAAATGCGACTAACCATATATAGTAGAGAAGAGGAAGCAACCAAATAATTTATACTACTGGAATCTCAATATTGGCTGTCATTACTGGTGGAGCAACATACTCCTCATCTTCCTTGGGAGGATGGATGGTAACCAGATCAGGCAATGGTGTCATGGGCCCCACCTTGCCCTTAGGATCCCAGTCAAGCATGATCTTGACCTTGATACCAAGCACACCCTGTTACCCTCATAGATAGTTATCGAGGAAACAGAAACCCaaataagatttaagaaaataagcaaataaaaaaaaaggtaacaaaCAATGAGCAAATTTAATCCACAAAAGAAACACAAGAGAAGCAACTGACCTGTCTAAGAAGAACATGCCTAACAGCTGAATCAATATACTCTTTAACAGGTTGGCCGGAGGATATCATGTACCCGTCCTTAAATTTCATGGACTTGGCACGTTGTGCTCGGAGCTTTCCACTCACAATAACCTGAGAGATTACacaaaagaatcaaacttcCAAAATGTAGCACGTTTGTGCTGGTATAATAGAAAcgatagaaaaaacaagaaaattttgatGCGTACCTCACATCCTTTTGCTCCACTCTCCATTACAAATCTCAGGACCCCATAGCAAGCCCtataaacatgtataaaattcaGCCATAAATTTCAAAAGGGACAAAATATGTACAACTTATAAGGATAAAATGCATAAAAAGAGCTTGAGACATGGGGTATTGATGAACATTTTCATGCCCCTCACTCATACAGATAACCAAATAAACATCAGAATTCATAACATTACAGAACTTGAAAACAccaaaactcaattatcaagCATGCTGGTATGTTAACCAatgcaaagaaaatgaaaaacagtCACCAATAACAAATCAACCAATATAGTTGTA includes:
- the LOC7463768 gene encoding 40S ribosomal protein S3-3 → MATQISKKRKFVADGVFYAELNEVLTRELAEDGYSGVEVRVTPMRTEIIIRATRTQNVLGEKGRRIRELTSVVQKRFKFPENGVELYAEKVNNRGLCAIAQAESLRYKLLGGLAVRRACYGVLRFVMESGAKGCEVIVSGKLRAQRAKSMKFKDGYMISSGQPVKEYIDSAVRHVLLRQGVLGIKVKIMLDWDPKGKVGPMTPLPDLVTIHPPKEDEEYVAPPVMTANIEIPVV